The Pararhizobium sp. IMCC21322 sequence CGATCCAGCGCATCCATTCCCGCTGCATCCACTTCCAACTGCAGCAATGCTGCATCTGCCACCTGCCGGGTAATCTCGCCACCCGATTGCACGATTGCAAAATCCCGCACCCGGCGCAGCAGACGTCCGGCAATCCGGGGTGTTCCTCGGGAACGACGTGCAATTTCCTCAGCGCCATCTTTTGAAATACCAACCTGCATCAACCTTGCACCGCGCGTGACGATGTATTCCAGCTCTTCATTTGTGTAGAAATTGAGCCGGATCGGAATGCCAAACCGATCACGTAACGGTGTGGTCAACAAACCAATCCGTGTTGTCGCAGCCACCAGTGTAAAGCGCGCCAGATCAATGCGAACCGACCGTGCCGCCGGCCCTTCCCCGATGATCAGATCAAGCTGAAAATCCTCCATTGCCGGATACAGGATTTCCTCAACAGCCGGGCTGAGGCGATGAATTTCGTCAATAAACAAGACATCGCGCTCTTCCAGATTGGTCAAAAGCGCGGCCAGATCACCCGCTTTGGTAATCACCGGGCCAGATGTGGCCCGGAAATTCACCCCCAATTCCTTGGAGACAATCTGCGCAAGAGTTGTTTTGCCCAAACCCGGAGGGCCTACAAACAAAACATGGTCCAATGGCTCGTTGCGGGTTTTTGCAGCTTCAATGAAGACCTGCATGTTCGAGCGCGCTTGCGCCTGCCCCACGAAATCCGTCAGTCTTTGCGGACGCAATGTGGAATCCGCATCGTCAACGCCTTGCGTATCGGGTGCTACTACTCGGTCGGATGAAGTGGAATCGCTCATAATCTGCTTTTAGAGCACATTTTCTCAATGTTGAACCATTTGATGGTCAAGGGTCTGGGTGGTCTGAAATCTGGCCCTAGCCGCCACTGAGTTCCTTCAGTCCAAGACGTATCAGGGTCTGAGCGTCCGGCGCCTCCCCATCACGTGCAATAATGCGTGCCAATGCGCCGCTTGCCTGAGCCTGCGCATAGCCAAGATTGACCAGCGCGGAAACGGCATCAGCCACCGGAGCAGACGCAACGCCAGATCCCAAATCGCCCTGCAGGCTTAATTCTGCAGACACGGCACCGGTCAGCGCCGGCGATTTGTCTTTCAACTCCGTGACAATGCGCTGTGCAACCTTTGGACCCACTCCTGGCGCTCGGGACACCATGGCCTTGTCCTGAAGGGCAATGGCTGAGGCAAGATCGCTGGAACTCAATGTGCTCAAGATTGCCAGAGCAACTTTGGCACCCACGCCCTGCACAGTCATCAACAGCCGGAACCATTCGCGCTCCGCGCCACTGGCAAACCCGAACAACTTGATTTCCGTCTCGCGCACATGGGTCTCAATAGACAACACCGCCGCCTCCCCGACTTGCGGCAGCGCCTGCAAGGTGGTTGTCGAGGCATGAACCTGATAGCCGACACCGTGAACATCGACGATGACCCAGTCATCGCCATAGGAATCAATTGTGCCTTTTAGTTTGCCGATCATAAGACTTCCCGGATTTGGCGTTGTGACGCCTGTTATGAGGCAATCTGTGATTCGGAGCAACGCAGGCACAAGGACCAGCTCAAAAGAGACGTTTCAGGATTTAAAAAATGCTTCTGCGGCAGCGATAGAACCGCTTTTGCCTTCAATGGCCGCTTCCATTCGGGAGATTTCCTCCCTCAACATCAAAATACCCTCTTGCAGTTCTTCAACAGAGAGATCAGACAAATCTGCTCCAATTGCATGGGCGGATGTTTCAATCTTGCGACCTTCTTCATCATAACGCGGCACATCATTCTCCTGCTTGACCAAGCCAGTATCGCTTTGACACTGTACCACAATGTAAAATGCGGAGTTTTCAAATGTCATCCCCCCTTCCCGATTCAATGCAGGTCATCGCCATTCAAGAACCCGGTGGCCCGGACGTTCTGAAACTACAGGAACGCCGGATTGCCGTTCCCTATGAAGGTGAAGTGCTGATCAAGGTCTCGGCTGCCGGGGTCAATCGACCGGATATCCTTCAACGCCAGGGTGCTTACCCACCACCCAAAGGCGCATCTGATCTGCCCGGACTGGAAGTTGCCGGAACCATCGTCAAGCTGGGCCGCAACACCAGCCGCTATAAAATTGGTGACACCGTATGCGCGCTTTGCCCCGGCGGCGGTTATGCGCAATATGCTGCGGTTCCCGAGGGCCATGCCCTGCCAATCCCGGATGGTCTGGATTTCACGCAGGCCGCAGCCCTGCCTGAAACCTTCTTCACTGTGTGGACAAATGTCTTCCAGCGCGGTGCTTTGCAAAGTGGCGAGACGCTGCTCATCCACGGTGGCAGTTCCGGGATCGGGACGACGGCCATTCAAATTGCAAAAGCGCGTGGTGCAATTGTAATCGCAACCGCAGGCTCAGATGAAAAATGTGCAGCCTGTAAATCCCTGGGCGCAGATCACACCATCAACTATCAAACCACTGATTACGTCGATGCTGTCAAAGACATCACCGGCGGCGCAGGAGCCAATGTCATTTTGGACATGGTGGGCGGTGACTATATTGAACGCAATTACAGGGCAGCAGCCATTGAAGGCCGCATCATCCAGATCGCCTTCCTGAACGGAGCTATAGCCGAGGTGGACTTTACGCGGCTGATGATCAAACGCTTGACCCACACCGGCTCAACCCTGCGTCCCCAATCCGTGGCAGCAAAGGCCAAAATTGCACAGGAACTGGAGGCCGAAATCTGGCCGCTCATTGCCAACGGCACAATAGCGCCCAGGATCGATAAGGTTTTCAGGTTTGAAAATGCTGCCGAAGCCCACACCTATATGGAAACGGGCACCCATATCGGCAAAATTGTCCTGACATTAGATTGAGATGTTTAAGCAAAACAATTGCCAGGCCACAAGACTGGGGGCAGGCCCCGTTAAATTGACATGCGCCGAACGGCAGGATTGCGAACAATTTGATCCTATGCCTGCTCTTAAATCCGGCGTAGTCGGTTCAAGATTTGATAAATGGACATTATCGACACGCGAAGTTCGACATTCAGACGAATGCCACATATTGGTTAAATGGAGACCATCCCATTCTCGGACCGGGGTCTACAAGCACGCTATTCTAACTGTGGGTTGGCGGTTTTGATTCAGGTCAACGCGCGTGACAGCGGGAAGATTATTGTGAATCAAAATGGAGATTGAAAATGTATAAAAATATTCTTGTTCCCATCGCCTTGGACCATGAACGTGACACCGAATCTGCACTTGATCTGGCCCACAAACTCTTGGAAAATGGCGGCAAGATCACAGCCTTGCATGTATTGGAGCATGTCGCCGGATATACCCAACAATATCTGCCCAAGGATCAACTCGCAAAACGGCACATCGAAGCTGAAGCCAATTTGGTCAAAGAGATAGAAGGTCAGAAGCAAATTGAGCCAGTCGTGATCACCGGGCATTCAGGCCGCTCGATTGTTGATTATGCAGAAAGTAACGGGGTGGATTGCATCATCATCGCTTCGCATCGGCCAGGCTTGCAGGACTATTTCCTCGGATCGACAGCCGCACGGGTCGTTCGTCACGCCCACTGCGCTGTGCACGTGATCAGATAGGCGGGTTTCGACGCTCAGCTAAGCGCTCGAAGTTGCCGATTGCTGCTGAATAAATTGATGACCGCCATGCGGACGAGCTGCCGTCTTCAATCTGGATAATTGTCTGGCCCGCGACCATCAATCCTTATGAAATCAGAGGAAAGATGAAGCTGTCGCACCTTTTTTACGGCCCGTTGTTTCAGTCGTGCACACCAATAATACGTCTTTGTCGAGATAGGTATCGGCTGATTTCGATGAAAAAGTCCGTCTTGAAGTAGTCGGTATCAGCTGATTCCAGCCCTTCGCCCTCTTAAATAATAAGTATCCGTCCTGCCTCACCTGACGGCGGTTGATATCGGAAACTGGCGAACAGAAGAACAGGGGATGATACAATCTGAACGCTGCGTGAATGTCCCGTTCAGATTTCATCAATCATGTATGAACCAGGGTCTGGACTCAATTGTTATTTTGAGGGTCAATAAACGACATCAGGAGAAGTAACGATCATTCGCAATCCACACCAAGGAAAGGAACTGGGAATATGAAACATTTAGTTCAAGGTATTGCCATAGCGGTCGCCGCACTCATGCTCTCGTCCACTGTTGGCTTCACTCAGTCATCGAAAGTTGAAAAGAGAGACAATATCAGCATCGAAGCCGTTAAGCGGGTGGATGTTCGAGGACCAAAGCAATTCAAAAGAGTGCTTTCAGGCCGGGTAAAAGGTGAAGGCGGCGGTATCGTCGAATGTCAGCCGATCAACAGTAAGTGGTGCAACGTCGGCTTTACGAAATTCTGTGCGGAAAGTAATGGAATTGGCTCGTCCGATCCCGACGGCGGTCTTATCTGCACATATCCGGGTGCTGACTAGAGTCCGAACTCTGAAAGGCTTTTACAAATTGTCCAAAAGGTTTGTTTTCATCACTGGATGCTGAGACTGCAATTAGCGAGTTGTCCTTGCATTCAATTGAGAAGCTGATCCAGCGTGAAATGCGTCTCGAAGTTGGTGAACCCCATGTTGGGAGAAGAAATCAGACTGTCCCGGAAAAGCTCATTGATTGGGGAACAACTTAAAGCCACCGGTGTTGAGCCGACTTTTCGCAAAATTGGTCGAGCCATGAATGTTTCACCGAGTACTGAACTACGATGGTTCGAACCGGAGGAAGTCGAGCGAGAGGTGGATTTTTGGGCCGGGCATTTTGATGAGGACGGGTCGTTCAAAGGTTTGACCGGCAAAGATAATCTGTTGCGGACAAACTAACTTGTGCAACGCCCGGGCAAGATGGTTGAATATGCAGAAAGTAACGGGGTGGATTGCATTATCATCGCTTCGCATCGGCCGGGCTTGCAGGACTATTTCCTCGGATCGACAGCCGCACGGGTCGTTCGTCACGCCCACTGCGCTGTGCACGTGATCAGATAGGCGGGTTCTAGCGCTTCCTCTAACGGCTCGAGGTTGCCGTTAGCTGCTGAATGGACTGATGGCCGCAATGCGGACGAAGTGAGCTTTCGCTGCGTTCTCACCAATGGCCGCAATGAACACATTCCGACTTCACAATTTGTTGGAACGGACTAACGGCAGACCAATCTGTCAGGATTGATCTGAACTGGAAGCAAGTGCGGCGAGGTTATCGAGCGCCGCAGACCAACCATTGCTGTAATCTTTGAAAAGATCCGGCCCAGCGAGGCTGGCGATTTGCAAAGTGACACGCAGAGCGCTGCCTGTTTCATTCTTCGATATTTCGTGGCTGCAAAGCGAGATCGACATGGTCTGCCCCCCGACGACAAGTGTTTCCGTGAAAGACAAGAACTCCGGTGTGACCACGTGGAAAAGACCAACAGTGTTGAACTCAGGTGCTTCTTTCGGACCGCAGCGGGTTTTTTCATGACCTCCGGCGCGGCAATCATACTCGTCAATGATTACTACGCTGTCGTCATTTGGTGCGCTCCACTTCTGTCGTGTGTCACGGTTGGTTATCACGTAGAACAGACGGTCAGGGGAACAGGCGATGTCGCGTTCTAGAATCAGGGTTTCAAAGTCAGCCATCATTACTTTCCTTCTCAAGATGTTCGGCAAGAGCGGATAGGCGATCAAGTCGACCTTTCCAGATATTGCGCTGCCGGTTCAGCCAATCTTCGGCCGCCGCAATCGGAGCGGCTTCTATATGGACCGTGCGGACGCGGCCGATCTTTTTGGAACGGATTATCCCCGCGGATTCTAGCTTGCCCAAATGCTTCAGGAAGGAGGGCATAGCCATGTCATGAGGCGCGTGCAGTTCCGACACCGGGGCAGGGCCAGTGATAAGGCGTTCGATCACAGCGCGCCGGGTCGGGTCGGCAAGGGCGGAAAAGACGTTATTCAAATTGTTATCCATATGGCTAAGTAATCGGCCCCGCCAGGCACGTCAAGAAAAAAAGGTAGCCGATCGGATAAGTATTTTGGAGGTAACACCTCCATACCAACGATTTGTTGGAGGGCAGCTTAGGCAACGGTGAGATTGAGTAACGGCAGCTTTGCACGCTTCTTACTAGTTCAGGCACCGCGCAGCACCCGTCACTGTGGGCTCCAAACAGTTATTCAAAGTTTTGGATTTAATGGGCCGTGAACCTCGGGCCTGACCCTAATACATAAAATCCGGTCGATTGGCAGTCACACATTGCGCCAACAGCGAAAGCGCCGTATATAGGGTCAAATTCCCATCAACACATTTGTTCGGTGCGGCGCTCCAGCTTAAGAAAAATGGCTGGCGGCAGACGGAGGATTTTGTCTGCTGTACCGTACAGGAATGCGAGGATAAGACATGGCCGCTACTCTTTTGATGCCCAAGGCAACTGCCGTCTGGCTGGTTGACAATACTGGACTGTCATTTGACCAGATTTCCGCTTTCTGCAAATTGCATCCGCTGGAAGTCAAATCCATCGCTGATGGCGAGTTCGCGCAAGGCATCAAGGGCCTCGACCCTATTCAGACCGGTCAGCTGACCCGTGAGGAAATTGACAAAGCGCAGAACGATCCCGCCTATCGCCTCACCCTCTCACCGCCAAAAGTGCGGGTTCCGGAAACCAAGCGCCGTGCCCCGCGCTATACACCTGTCTCACGTCGTCAGGATCGGCCAAATGCCATTTTGTGGCTGGTACGCAATCATCCGGAGTTGAAGGATTCCCAGATCATTCGCCTTGTCGGCACCACCAAACCGACCATTGCAGCCATTCGCGAACGCACCCATTGGAATTCGGCTAATCTGACACCGATGGATCCGGTGACACTTGGTCTTGCCAGCCAGATTAATCTGGATATGGAAGTTACCAAATCCGCCAAGGATGCACCTGCCAAACCGGCTGAAGATGAAGGCGTTACCTTACTGTCGCCGGAAGAGACCACATCTTTGGATGCTTTGGAGCGCGCAAGTGCGGCCCTGTTTGGCGGCGCTGAAATGCCAAGCAAATCCGATATGGAAAATGAAGAAGAACTTGACGCGGATGCTGTTTTTGCAAAATTGAAAAATTTGAAAAGCGACGACACCAGCGATGATACGGAAGTTCAGGAATAATCACTTCGCCTCATCAACTGGTCGCTTGCTTTATGCAAAAGGCAAGCGACCAGACTGAAAAAATCTACGCTTTCAAAGCCTTTTGAATTTCCTTGAAAAGAGTTTGCACTTCCTCAATTGCAAGCTTGTTTCCGCCCTGTTCAAGCACCGAACTGCCCTGCCCCATGGCCGAGGCGTAGGCTGTGCGATTTCCCAACGTAGCCTTGGCCACTGTCGGTCCGTATTTCTGCAGGGCTTCCAGAACTTCGCCCGTCAGTTTTGCCCGGGGTGGCACGCGGTTCAGAACCACCAGCGCAGGCACATCCTCTTTTGCCGCCAGATCCAGTGTCAGCTGCGTTGCCCACAAATCAACCGGTGAGGGCTGCATGGGTATCAGCACAAGATTGGCAGCTTCTATGGCCGGTTGCGCCTCCCGATCAGATTTCGGCGGCGTATCTGCAAATACAAAATCATGATCACGGGCCATGGCGCGGGCCTCACGACGTGCCCCCCAACCACTTGCGGTTCGAAAACTGAAGCCGGCGGCTTCTTCACCCAGGAATTCTTCACGGGCTTCAAACCATTCCCCCAAACTGCCCTGGGGGTCCACATCCAGCAAAGCAACGGATGCACCTTTTTTGGACAGCAGGGCCGCAGCAGCCATGTGGGCTGTCAATGTGGTTTTTCCTGACCCACCCTTTTGCTGAGCTATGGTAATAATGGTTCCGGTCATGGCGACAGCCTTTTCAAAAATGAACAGGTATCATGACATATTGCACTGCACAATCGCAAGTGATCTAAACAACGGGCCTCTTCGCGCGCTGCAAAAACCGTCAAGTTTCCCCGACAGGTACCGTATAATTCAACGCGAGACGCCCGCCATCAGCATAAATCGTCTGTCCAGTGATGTAGCTGGCATCATCCGATGCCAGAAATGCGGCAATGGAAGCAATCTCGGACGCTTCGCCAATACGCCCCATCGGCGTACGTGACAGAATTCGATTCTTGGCTTCCGGGTCATTATTTACCGCAGCCAGAATATCTGTGTTGATGGAACCGGGTCCAATCGCGTTAACGCGAATGCCCCGGCTTGCCAGCGAAAGTGCCATAACCTTGGTCAATTGCTGAACACCACCTTTTGAGATGGAGTACGGCACCTGAGTTGGAATTGCGACCTGTGCATTGATGCTGGACATGTTGATGATTGATCCGGGCGCTCGTCCCTCTTCAATCTGATCCACCATTTGCCGTGCAGCGGCCTGGCCACACAGAAATGCGCCCTTCAGATTGACCTGCATGACCCGGTCAAAATCCTCCTCGGAGATATCCAGAAAATCATCACTGTGAATAATACCTGCATTGTTGATCAGAACATCCAGCGAGTTGAAGCTGTCGAGCGTGGCGGCCATCAGGTTGCGAACTGAAAGCCGGTCCCCCACATCGCAATGGACAAAACGCACATCACCCGATTCCTTAAGAGACTTTTCGGCTTTATTGCCCGCTTTCTCATCCACATCAGCAATAATGACTTGCGCTCCCTGTTCCAGAAAGCGACGCGCGCATGCAAGGCCAATACCCTTAGCACCACCCGTTACGACGGCGGTCTTGTCATCCAATGTCATGAAAAATCCATTGCTTGTGTCACTGACCCGACCATGCCGTTTTCAGCCATCAAGTTCAAGCACAAGGAAGACGCAGCCAAAGGTCTTTTGCTTCAGCCAGCTTCCAGCACGGCGGCAATCTCGTCCAGAATGGCAGGATCATCAATTGTTGCTGGCACGGGATAAGGTTCCTTATTGGCAATTTTCTGCATGGTCGCCCGCAAAATCTTGCCGGATCGTGTTTTTGGCAGACGCAAGACAGTCGCGACACGCTTGAATGCGGCAACAGGTCCAATGGTTTCACGCACCAGTTTGATGACTTCCGCCTCGATTGTTGCATCGGCGCGGTCAACACCGGAATTGAGGATCAGAAATCCCATAGGAAGCTGACCTTTCACCGCGTCATTCACGCCCACAACAGCGCATTCGGCAACATCTGGATGATTGGCAATTGCCTCCTCAATGGCGCCGGTGGAAAGGCGGTGGCCAGCTACATTAATGATGTCATCGGTACGGGACATGATGAACAGATAGCCGTCATCATCGATATATCCGGCATCGCCGGTTTTGTAGAAGCCCGGAAACTCTGCAAGATAGGCTTCTTTAAATCGCTCATCATCTTTCCACAATGTGGGCAGGCACGATGGCGGCAATGGCAATTTCACAACAATATTGCCCAATGTTCCCGCTGCCGCAGCATGCCCTTCATCATCAAGCACCTGAACATCATAACCGGGCATGGGGACCGAGGGAGATCCCTTCTTGATGGGCAATGTGCCCAATCCAACCGGATTTCCAGCAATTGCCCAACCGGTTTCGGTCTGCCACCAATGGTCAATCACCGGCACCCCAAGTCGATCCTCGGCCCAGGAAATTGTATCGGGATCAGCACGTTCTCCAGCCAGGAACAGCGTTCGCAGACTGGAAATATCGTAATTTTCCAGATACTTGCCTTTTGGGTCTTCTTTCTTGATAGCGCGAAAGGCTGTGGGCGCTGTGAACAACGCCGCGACCTTATGCTCTTCAATGATCCGCCAGAACGTACCCGGGTCCGGCGTTCCAACGGGTTTGCCTTCAAACAGAAGCGTGGTGCAGCCCCGAAGCAATGGCGCATAGACAATATAGGAGTGGCCAACCACCCAGCCCACATCAGATGCTGCCCAGAAAACATCTCCCGGTTCCATGTCATAGACGGCAGACATCGACCAATTCAAGGCAACCATGTGGCCGCCAACATCACGCACCACACCTTTGGGCTGACCGGTCGTGCCTGATGTGTAGAGAATGTAAAGCGGGTCTGTTGCCTTCAGGGGTACACAGTCACTCGTCCGACCCTGCGCTTTTGCTTCTGAGAGTTCTTTTCCATAGTCGAAATCCCGCCCGTCAATCATCGTGGCAGACGCCTGTTCTCGTTGAACGATAAGGCACGCACCTGGCTTGTGAACGGCAATCTCGATCGCTTCATCCAGCAACGGCTTGTATTCGACAATCCGGTTGGGCTCGATACCGCAGGAAGCGCTGATGATTAGTTTGGGCCGGCAGGCATTGATACGTTTTGCCAGCTCATTGGCGGCAAACCCGCCAAACACAACAGAATGGACAGCGCCGATGCGGGCGCAAGCCAGCATTGCAACCACGGCTTCGGGAACCATCGGCATGTAAATGACCACTCGGTCGCCAGCGCTCACACCGTGGCTGAGCAAAATTGCGCCGAGTGCCGAGACGTCCTGCTTCAATTCAGCAAAGGAAATGCTGCGTTTTGTCCCGGTAACCGCGCTGTCATAGATGATGGCTGCCTGCCCGGGCCGGTCTCGATCAGCATGCCGGTCGACACAATTGTAGCATGTGTTCCCTACGGCATCGGGAAACCAGCGACCATAAACCCCGAGATCGGCATCGAAAGCCCTGCTTGGTGGCGTCGACCAGTCAATCTCTCTGGAAGCCTGCATCCAGAATGATTCAGGATCATTTTTCCAGCTGTCATAAATATCAAAATAACGGCTCGTCACAGGCAACACCCTCCCCGGTATCCGCACGTGATTGTTTTATGAACCCTAAGAGAGCCTATGACATCTGTCTACTGAACCTTGGTGGTAAAGCCAGCGTTTTGGCAGGTCTCCGGAAAGACAAAATGAGCGTTGATCTGCGCATAATTAATGAACACGCATCAACAACGTCGAAAATAACAGATGAACTGAAAAGCTCAGAGCACAAATTTAAAATCAATATTTCATTATAAATTTCAATATGATAAATAAATTAACTTGAATTAAATTAATAATTCAATTTCAAGCCTGATTTAGACATTTAACTTGATTTCCATTAATGATCATTGTCGCCAACACCGAGCAGTCAAATGCCAACCCTCTGCGCAGATATGGCTACACAGAAAACGGCCCGCGTCCAAAACAGCCGACTGAAAACCCTCAATACGGATCACGCCACAAGATTGAGGGCATACAGGTGCTTCTGCTACCATGGCGGGAGAAAAAATCGATATTTTGGCTGCTTTGGAGACAAAAAGACTTGCGCAGCATTGAGTGTAAAGGCATTTAGGGCGCATGATTACAGACCCATACTTCTATCTGGCCGCAATCCCTGCAGTTTTGTTCGTTGGAATTTCAAAAGGCGGTCTTGGGGCGATTGCCCTGTTTGGCGTGCCAATTATGGCCTTGGTTATTTCGCCGGTTCAGGCAGCTGCCATCATGCTTCCTATACTTCTTATAATGGATGTTGTGGCAATCAAATCCTATTGGGGTGTGTTTGACCGGCAGATGTTGAAAGACATGCTTCCGGCCGGAACCGCTGGAATTGCGTTTGGATGGGCGACTGCAGTTTATGTGGATGATGTCATGCTCAGGCTTCTGCTGGGCATCATGACACTGCTGTTTACGTTGAAGCACTTTTTCTGGAGAGACACCGGTCCAGCCAAGCCAAGGAATGCGGTCAAGGCCGCAGCAGCCGGGTTTGGAGCGGGATATACAAGCTTCGTCAGCCACGCCGGGGCGCCGCCATATCAACTCTATTCACTGCCATTGAAAATGGACCGGCGTATATTTGCAGGCACTTCGGTGATTTTCTTTGCCGCCATGAATGCCATCAAGATGATCCCCTATTTTGCACTCGGGCAGTTGGATACAACAAACCTCACGACATCAGCCGTTCTGATGCCGCTGGCCTTTGTCTCAACGCTTATTGGCATCTGGCTGGTCAAAATTGTCAGCCAGACTGCTTTCTACCGCATTATGTACAGTGCCCTCTTTCTGGTATCCCTGAAACTGATCTGGGATGGCCTGGTGGGATATCACCTTGTCTAGAGTCTGAACCCGGTTGGGAGACTGATTTGTGTTTAGACCCCGGGAATTAGACCCCTGGAAAAAGCACCACTTATTGTAACCTTCATGCCTTTTAAACGTTATGGTAGCAAAGCGTTAAACATCCCACCAGAACTGCGACTTAATTAAGGTGCGTTAACCGGTCGTTAGAACCTTTCTTGGCAATTTGCATCAGCGCCCCAGAAGCGGGCTGCGAGTTTTTAGTTCCAAGAAAGGACAACTACCATGGGTTCCGATATTACACTTTCCAAAGCCGTCCGCGGCAATCTGCTTTCCCTGCAGAGCACTTCCGATTTGCTTACGAAGACACAGGAGCGCCTCTCTACCGGCCTCAAAGTGAATTCAGCTTTGGATAATCCAACCAACTTTTTCACAGCTTCTTCATTGAACAGCCGCGCGAGCGATTTGAGCCGCCTGCTGGACTCTGTTGGCAACGCCACACAGACATTGGAAGCTGCCGACAATGGCATCTCCGCCATCACCGACCTTGTTGAAGCCGCTCAGGCGACAGCCCGTCAGGCCCTGCAGACATCTTCAGGCATCACAGGTGGTACAACGACCATCGCATCCGCAACCGGTACAGGCGCAGCAATCGGAGCTGACACAGCCGCAGCGCTCGAAGGATCGGCAACAAACGACCTTGCTGGAACAACTTCCGCCGCTGTTCTGGAAGGTGGCGCACTGACTGGAACCGACG is a genomic window containing:
- the ruvB gene encoding Holliday junction branch migration DNA helicase RuvB — protein: MSDSTSSDRVVAPDTQGVDDADSTLRPQRLTDFVGQAQARSNMQVFIEAAKTRNEPLDHVLFVGPPGLGKTTLAQIVSKELGVNFRATSGPVITKAGDLAALLTNLEERDVLFIDEIHRLSPAVEEILYPAMEDFQLDLIIGEGPAARSVRIDLARFTLVAATTRIGLLTTPLRDRFGIPIRLNFYTNEELEYIVTRGARLMQVGISKDGAEEIARRSRGTPRIAGRLLRRVRDFAIVQSGGEITRQVADAALLQLEVDAAGMDALDRRYIGTIAQNFGGGPVGIETIAASLSEPRDAIEEIIEPYLIQQGYIQRTPRGRMLTPRAFNHMGMAAPKSFREQQASLFEEDS
- a CDS encoding SDR family NAD(P)-dependent oxidoreductase, whose translation is MTLDDKTAVVTGGAKGIGLACARRFLEQGAQVIIADVDEKAGNKAEKSLKESGDVRFVHCDVGDRLSVRNLMAATLDSFNSLDVLINNAGIIHSDDFLDISEEDFDRVMQVNLKGAFLCGQAAARQMVDQIEEGRAPGSIINMSSINAQVAIPTQVPYSISKGGVQQLTKVMALSLASRGIRVNAIGPGSINTDILAAVNNDPEAKNRILSRTPMGRIGEASEIASIAAFLASDDASYITGQTIYADGGRLALNYTVPVGET
- a CDS encoding DUF1013 domain-containing protein; this translates as MAATLLMPKATAVWLVDNTGLSFDQISAFCKLHPLEVKSIADGEFAQGIKGLDPIQTGQLTREEIDKAQNDPAYRLTLSPPKVRVPETKRRAPRYTPVSRRQDRPNAILWLVRNHPELKDSQIIRLVGTTKPTIAAIRERTHWNSANLTPMDPVTLGLASQINLDMEVTKSAKDAPAKPAEDEGVTLLSPEETTSLDALERASAALFGGAEMPSKSDMENEEELDADAVFAKLKNLKSDDTSDDTEVQE
- the parA gene encoding ParA family partition ATPase; its protein translation is MTGTIITIAQQKGGSGKTTLTAHMAAAALLSKKGASVALLDVDPQGSLGEWFEAREEFLGEEAAGFSFRTASGWGARREARAMARDHDFVFADTPPKSDREAQPAIEAANLVLIPMQPSPVDLWATQLTLDLAAKEDVPALVVLNRVPPRAKLTGEVLEALQKYGPTVAKATLGNRTAYASAMGQGSSVLEQGGNKLAIEEVQTLFKEIQKALKA
- a CDS encoding NAD(P)H-quinone oxidoreductase, producing the protein MSSPLPDSMQVIAIQEPGGPDVLKLQERRIAVPYEGEVLIKVSAAGVNRPDILQRQGAYPPPKGASDLPGLEVAGTIVKLGRNTSRYKIGDTVCALCPGGGYAQYAAVPEGHALPIPDGLDFTQAAALPETFFTVWTNVFQRGALQSGETLLIHGGSSGIGTTAIQIAKARGAIVIATAGSDEKCAACKSLGADHTINYQTTDYVDAVKDITGGAGANVILDMVGGDYIERNYRAAAIEGRIIQIAFLNGAIAEVDFTRLMIKRLTHTGSTLRPQSVAAKAKIAQELEAEIWPLIANGTIAPRIDKVFRFENAAEAHTYMETGTHIGKIVLTLD
- a CDS encoding metalloregulator ArsR/SmtB family transcription factor, producing MNNVFSALADPTRRAVIERLITGPAPVSELHAPHDMAMPSFLKHLGKLESAGIIRSKKIGRVRTVHIEAAPIAAAEDWLNRQRNIWKGRLDRLSALAEHLEKESNDG
- a CDS encoding DUF1192 domain-containing protein translates to MTFENSAFYIVVQCQSDTGLVKQENDVPRYDEEGRKIETSAHAIGADLSDLSVEELQEGILMLREEISRMEAAIEGKSGSIAAAEAFFKS
- a CDS encoding universal stress protein gives rise to the protein MYKNILVPIALDHERDTESALDLAHKLLENGGKITALHVLEHVAGYTQQYLPKDQLAKRHIEAEANLVKEIEGQKQIEPVVITGHSGRSIVDYAESNGVDCIIIASHRPGLQDYFLGSTAARVVRHAHCAVHVIR
- a CDS encoding universal stress protein encodes the protein MVEYAESNGVDCIIIASHRPGLQDYFLGSTAARVVRHAHCAVHVIR
- the ruvA gene encoding Holliday junction branch migration protein RuvA; translated protein: MIGKLKGTIDSYGDDWVIVDVHGVGYQVHASTTTLQALPQVGEAAVLSIETHVRETEIKLFGFASGAEREWFRLLMTVQGVGAKVALAILSTLSSSDLASAIALQDKAMVSRAPGVGPKVAQRIVTELKDKSPALTGAVSAELSLQGDLGSGVASAPVADAVSALVNLGYAQAQASGALARIIARDGEAPDAQTLIRLGLKELSGG
- a CDS encoding SRPBCC domain-containing protein yields the protein MADFETLILERDIACSPDRLFYVITNRDTRQKWSAPNDDSVVIIDEYDCRAGGHEKTRCGPKEAPEFNTVGLFHVVTPEFLSFTETLVVGGQTMSISLCSHEISKNETGSALRVTLQIASLAGPDLFKDYSNGWSAALDNLAALASSSDQS